In the Candidatus Neptunochlamydia vexilliferae genome, one interval contains:
- the lgt gene encoding prolipoprotein diacylglyceryl transferase has protein sequence MDNYFFWDVDPIAFTIPLINRPIAWYGILFAIGFFLGFYLLVSLVRKAQGWDKKEAVRFSEKLTVYVIIGTVVGARLGHILFYENLREYLLHPLDILKTWEGGLASHGGVVGIFIALTVFYFRQRKVSILRTVDLIVVPALLVGTLIRLGNFVNQEVLGTVTTVPWAVVFGHPIDGSLPTPRHPAQLYEALFYFAMFLTFWKLFPRMIAQTGRLAGLFFVAVFAFRFGVEFLKEEQSHLLGEHLFTMGQWLSIPLVFLGIILLWKERRGEVDQTTFLESR, from the coding sequence ATGGATAATTATTTCTTTTGGGATGTCGACCCCATCGCCTTTACGATCCCCTTGATCAACCGACCGATTGCCTGGTATGGGATCCTCTTTGCGATCGGCTTCTTCCTCGGCTTTTACCTATTGGTTTCTCTTGTTAGAAAGGCTCAAGGTTGGGACAAAAAAGAGGCGGTTCGCTTTTCGGAAAAACTGACCGTCTATGTCATCATTGGGACGGTGGTTGGGGCCCGCCTTGGCCACATCCTATTTTATGAGAACTTGCGTGAGTATTTATTGCACCCCCTCGACATCTTAAAGACGTGGGAAGGGGGACTCGCCAGCCATGGGGGCGTTGTGGGGATTTTTATCGCCCTCACCGTCTTCTACTTTAGGCAGCGGAAGGTATCGATTTTGCGGACGGTTGACCTGATTGTTGTTCCCGCCCTTTTGGTGGGAACCCTGATCCGTTTGGGAAACTTTGTGAACCAAGAGGTTTTGGGGACGGTGACAACGGTTCCTTGGGCGGTTGTTTTTGGCCATCCGATCGACGGGAGCTTGCCGACGCCCCGCCACCCCGCGCAACTGTATGAAGCGCTCTTTTACTTTGCGATGTTTTTAACCTTTTGGAAGCTCTTTCCCCGCATGATTGCTCAGACGGGACGGCTGGCAGGACTCTTCTTTGTGGCGGTTTTTGCCTTCCGCTTTGGGGTGGAATTTCTCAAAGAAGAGCAGAGCCACCTCCTTGGAGAACACCTATTCACAATGGGGCAGTGGCTTTCGATTCCGCTTGTTTTTCTCGGGATTATACTGCTTTGGAAGGAACGAAGGGGAGAAGTTGATCAGACAACTTTTCTAGAGTCTCGGTAA
- a CDS encoding Lpg1974 family pore-forming outer membrane protein has product MKTFLLACMIFLTNIGFCNDPTKNIHFPAPAAPNGHNAVSCMDGGFSLKGEFLWWRAQMGNLDYAFKSGTTISLVPPIVASTKIREPDFSFDPGVRLSLGYDFGKERADLFLKWTYHYTDATDQTGNSRTSGSLISTKDLISENGVLVITSADSGKIQWQTRLNMFDLNMGYEYFIGPRFSVRPFMGLKGTWIDMDTAVNYQSVTGPTSSFSSVRFKNKADYWGVGPQVGVDGSFHLGWGFSIFSNSSIAFVYGNYDQEFKQTTSAGGRITAKHDSFSRQRAIGAIAIGLNWTHCFSNHYLLGFNLGWEGQYFWNQYQFRFAKDSTYHGDLTYTGLNAGIRFDF; this is encoded by the coding sequence ATGAAGACGTTCTTGCTAGCCTGTATGATTTTTCTAACCAATATCGGTTTCTGTAATGATCCGACAAAAAATATCCATTTCCCAGCTCCTGCAGCTCCTAACGGCCATAATGCCGTTTCCTGTATGGACGGAGGATTCTCTCTTAAAGGGGAGTTTTTATGGTGGCGTGCTCAGATGGGTAACCTTGACTATGCCTTTAAATCGGGAACAACGATCTCTTTAGTTCCCCCTATTGTTGCAAGTACTAAGATCCGAGAGCCCGATTTTTCGTTTGATCCCGGTGTCCGGTTAAGCCTTGGCTACGACTTTGGAAAAGAGCGGGCTGACCTATTTTTAAAGTGGACCTATCACTATACCGACGCCACAGACCAAACAGGAAACTCTAGGACTTCAGGAAGCCTTATCTCAACGAAAGACTTAATCTCTGAGAACGGGGTTCTTGTCATTACGAGCGCAGATAGTGGCAAAATCCAATGGCAAACCCGTCTAAATATGTTCGACCTTAACATGGGATATGAGTACTTTATAGGTCCCCGATTTTCTGTAAGACCTTTTATGGGACTTAAAGGGACCTGGATCGATATGGATACTGCCGTTAATTACCAAAGTGTTACAGGTCCAACCTCTAGCTTTTCTTCTGTTCGCTTTAAAAATAAGGCTGATTACTGGGGAGTGGGTCCTCAGGTGGGCGTCGATGGTTCTTTCCACCTTGGGTGGGGCTTCTCAATCTTTAGCAATAGCTCCATTGCATTTGTGTACGGAAATTATGACCAAGAGTTTAAACAAACAACCTCCGCAGGAGGAAGAATCACTGCCAAGCACGATAGCTTCTCAAGGCAGCGGGCGATTGGAGCTATTGCCATTGGGCTCAACTGGACCCACTGTTTTTCCAATCACTACCTGCTAGGGTTTAACCTCGGTTGGGAAGGGCAATACTTTTGGAACCAGTACCAGTTCCGGTTTGCAAAAGACTCGACCTACCATGGAGACTTGACCTATACCGGACTCAATGCAGGAATTCGTTTTGACTTTTGA
- the ssb gene encoding single-stranded DNA-binding protein, producing the protein MNHMTIMGHLGADPEVRFTSSGQKVTTLRVASNQRRGGQDHTFWWRVTIWGEHLDKILSYFKKGSAIVLMGEMRKPEIYTDKNGQPQISLDFVAHNISFPPFGKGDQQQTTSTYGSSVSEQQATPAYSSAPEQQPPIQQGQGEQPASSSAFSEDEIPF; encoded by the coding sequence ATGAATCACATGACTATTATGGGACATCTCGGGGCCGATCCCGAAGTCCGTTTCACTTCCTCAGGACAAAAAGTGACCACCCTCCGTGTGGCAAGCAACCAAAGACGGGGAGGACAAGACCACACCTTTTGGTGGCGGGTCACCATTTGGGGAGAGCACCTCGACAAAATTCTTTCTTATTTCAAGAAAGGGAGCGCTATTGTTTTGATGGGGGAAATGCGTAAACCCGAGATTTATACCGATAAGAATGGGCAGCCCCAAATCTCTCTTGATTTTGTTGCGCATAACATCTCCTTTCCTCCTTTCGGAAAAGGAGACCAGCAACAAACAACTTCAACCTATGGCAGCAGTGTTTCAGAGCAACAGGCAACCCCCGCCTATAGCAGCGCTCCCGAGCAGCAACCTCCTATTCAACAAGGACAAGGAGAACAACCAGCTAGCTCTTCTGCCTTTAGCGAGGATGAGATACCCTTTTAA